One window of the Saccopteryx leptura isolate mSacLep1 chromosome 9, mSacLep1_pri_phased_curated, whole genome shotgun sequence genome contains the following:
- the CAPN12 gene encoding calpain-12: MACGSGKVTIQLVDEKEGPGAQEPKPFRGQNYEAIRAACLDEGILFRDPYFPAGPDALGYDQLGPDSEKAKGVKWMRPHEFCAEPHFICEDMSRTDVCQGRLGNCWFLAAAASLTLYPRLLCRVVPPGQGFRDGYAGVFHFQLWQFGCWVDVIVDDRLPVHEGKLMFVRSEQRNEFWAPLLEKAYAKLHGSYEAMRGGHMNEAFVDFTGGVGEVLYLTQDIPGLFAVLRHALAKESLVGATALSDRGEYRTEDGLVKGHAYSVTGTHKMSLGFTKVRLLRLRNPWGHVEWTGAWSDSCPRWDVLPMEWRDALLVKKEDGEFWMELQDFLRHFNTVQICSLSPEVLGPSPAGGGWHIHIFQGRWVRGFNSGGSQPAAENFWTNPQFRLTLLEPDEEEDEDGPCGGWGAAGARGPARGGRVPKCTVLLSLIQRNRRHLRAQGLTYLTVGFHVFQIPVELLGLWDSTRSRELLSGLLRADRSPFSARRDVSRRCRLRPGHYLVVPSAARAGDEADFTLRIFSERRHTAVEIDDVISADVHALVAPNISLELGLEQLFQELAGEAEELSAPQLQTLLSIALEPARAHTWTCGEIGIRTCEQLLQCFGHGQSLALRHFQQLWGHLREWQAIFNKFDQDASATMNSHELRLALNAAGFHLNNQLTQALTSRYRDSRLRVDFERFVSCVAQLTCIFRHCSQYLDGGEGVICLTRKQWMEVATFS; the protein is encoded by the exons ATGGCGTGTGGCAGCGGGAAGGTCACCATCCAGCTGGTGGACGAGAAGGAAGGACCTGGAGCCCAAGAACCAAAGCCTTTCAGAGGCCAGAACTATGAGGCAATCCGAGCAGCTTGCCTAGATGAGGGGATCCTGTTCCGTGACCCCTACTTCCCTGCTGGACCCGATGCTCTTGGCTATGACCAGCTGGGGCCGGACTCAGAGAAGGCCAAAGGGGTGAAATGGATGAGGCCCCAT GAGTTTTGTGCTGAGCCCCATTTCATCTGTGAAGACATGAGCCGGACAGACGTGTGTCAGGGGAGGCTGG GTAACTGTTGGTTTCTCGCGGCCGCTGCTTCCCTCACTCTGTACCCCCGACTCCTGTGCCGGGTGGTGCCCCCCGGACAGGGCTTCCGAGACGGCTATGCAGGTGTCTTTCACTTCCAG CTCTGGCAGTTTGGCTGCTGGGTGGACGTCATTGTGGATGACAGGCTGCCTGTGCACGAGGGGAAGCTGATGTTTGTGCGCTCAGAACAACGGAATGAGTTCTGGGCCCCCCTTCTGGAGAAGGCCTATGCCAA GCTCCATGGCTCCTATGAGGCAATGCGCGGCGGCCACATGAATGAAGCGTTCGTGGACTTCACAGGCGGTGTGGGCGAGGTGCTCTACCTGACACAAGATATCCCAGGCCTCTTCGCAGTCCTGCGCCATGCGCTGGCCAAGGAGTCTCTTGTGGGTGCCACTGCCCTG AGTGATCGGGGCGAGTACCGTACAGAAGACGGGCTGGTTAAGGGACATGCGTATTCAGTCACAGGCACGCACAAG ATGTCACTGGGCTTCACCAAGGTGCGGCTGCTGCGGCTGCGGAACCCATGGGGCCACGTGGAATGGACCGGTGCCTGGAGTGACAG CTGTCCACGCTGGGATGTGCTCCCCATGGAGTGGCGAGATGCCTTGCTGGTGAAGAAGGAGGATGGCGAGTTCTG GATGGAGCTGCAAGACTTCCTCCGCCACTTCAACACCGTCCAGATCTGTTCGCTGAGCCCCGAGGTGCTGGGTCCCAGCCCAGCTGGAGGGGGCTGGCACATCCACATCTTCCAAGGCCGCTGGGTGCGAGGCTTCAACTCTGGTGGGAGCCAGCCTGCTGCTG AAAACTTCTGGACCAACCCCCAGTTCCGGCTGACGCTGCTGGAGCCTGatgaggaggaagatgaggacgGGCCCTGCGGAGGCTGGGGAGCAGCAGGGGCACGGGGCCCTGCTCGAGGGGGCCGTGTCCCCAAGTGCACTGTCCTCCTGTCACTCATTCAGCGCAACCGGCGGCACCTGAGGGCCCAGGGCCTCACTTACCTCACTGTGGGCTTCCATGTGTTCCAG ATCCCAGTGGAG CTGCTGGGCCTCTGGGACTCCACGCGTAGTCGCGAGCTCCTGTCGGGCTTGCTGCGCGCCGACCGCTCGCCTTTCAGCGCCCGCCGCGACGTGAGCCGCCGCTGCCGCCTGCGCCCCGGCCACTACCTGGTGGTGCCCAGCGCCGCCCGTGCCGGCGACGAAGCCGACTTTACGCTGCGCATCTTCTCCGAGCGCCGCCACACCGCTGT GGAGATCGACGACGTAATCAGCGCTGATGTGCACGCTCTGGTG GCCCCCAACATTTCCCTGGAGTTGGGGTTGGAGCAGCTGTTTCAGGAGCTGGCAGGAGAG GCGGAAGAACTCAGTGCCCCTCAGCTCCAGACCTTATTAAGCATTGCCCTGGAGCCTG ccCGGGCCCACACCTGGACCTGTGGAGAGATTGGGATCAGGACCTGTGAGCAGCTGCTGCAGTGTTTTGGG CATGGGCAAAGCCTGGCCCTGCGCCACTTCCAGCAGCTCTGGGGCCACCTCCGGGAGTGGCAG GCCATATTTAACAAGTTCGACCAGGATGCCTCTGCAACCATGAACTCCCACGAGCTGAGGCTGGCGCTAAATGCTGCAG GCTTCCACCTCAACAACCAGCTGACCCAGGCCCTTACCAGCCGTTACCGGGACAGCCGTCTGCGTGTGGACTTCGAGCGCTTTGTGTCCTGTGTTGCCCAGCTTACCTGTATCTTCC GCCACTGCAGCCAGTACCTGGATGGTGGTGAGGGCGTCATCTGCCTGACCCGCAAACAG TGGATGGAGGTGGCCACCTTCTCCTAG